One Paraburkholderia agricolaris genomic region harbors:
- a CDS encoding glycosyltransferase, with product MRVAIVHDWLVAPGGAERVLEQIIACFPDADLFSLVDFLEDRRFLGGRPVTTSFIQSLPFARRRYRAYLPLIARAIGQFDLSDYDLIVSSSSVAARGILAGPAQIHVSYVHSPMRYAWDLQHQYLREANLTRGPKSWIVRAWFHYLRGWDSHSANSADRLIASSHFVARHVMKTCRRDAAVIPPPVDVHRFEPCMQKEDFYLSVSRMVPDKRIDLIVETFNATPHRKLIVIGDGPEMAAIRAKAGPNVTILGAQPFEVVEDHLRRARAFVLAADEDFGTVALDAQACGTPVIAFGKGEALETVVPLGDMRPTGVYFACQTVVSLLGAINRFERHSGRITPAACRANAERFSTAVFRRAFMAEVTHTIATSGGRTRVAGERLEHDLVTRDIAWPG from the coding sequence ATGAGAGTGGCGATCGTGCACGACTGGCTCGTCGCGCCCGGCGGCGCTGAGAGGGTGCTCGAGCAGATCATTGCGTGTTTTCCCGATGCTGATCTCTTTAGCCTCGTCGATTTTCTCGAAGACCGCCGGTTTCTGGGCGGCAGACCCGTCACGACGTCGTTCATTCAGAGTCTGCCGTTCGCGCGGCGCCGCTATCGCGCGTATTTGCCGCTGATTGCGCGGGCCATCGGGCAGTTCGATCTTTCGGATTACGACCTCATCGTTTCGAGTTCCTCTGTAGCTGCCCGGGGCATATTGGCCGGCCCGGCTCAGATACACGTGAGCTACGTGCATTCGCCGATGCGCTACGCGTGGGATCTGCAACATCAATACCTGCGCGAAGCGAATCTGACGCGCGGGCCGAAATCATGGATCGTGCGGGCATGGTTTCATTATCTGCGCGGCTGGGATTCGCATTCGGCGAACAGTGCCGATCGTCTGATCGCAAGTTCGCATTTCGTGGCGCGCCATGTGATGAAAACTTGCCGGCGCGATGCAGCGGTGATTCCGCCTCCAGTCGACGTGCACAGGTTCGAACCGTGCATGCAAAAGGAAGACTTCTATCTGAGCGTCTCGCGGATGGTGCCCGATAAGCGCATCGATCTGATCGTCGAAACCTTCAACGCGACGCCGCACCGCAAGCTGATCGTGATAGGCGACGGGCCGGAGATGGCGGCGATTCGTGCCAAGGCCGGTCCGAACGTGACGATTCTCGGCGCACAGCCGTTCGAGGTTGTCGAAGATCATCTGCGACGCGCGCGCGCCTTCGTTCTCGCCGCCGACGAAGACTTCGGCACCGTCGCGCTGGATGCGCAGGCGTGCGGTACGCCGGTCATTGCCTTCGGTAAAGGCGAGGCGCTTGAGACCGTGGTGCCGCTTGGCGACATGCGTCCTACCGGCGTGTATTTCGCATGCCAGACCGTCGTGTCGCTGCTTGGCGCGATTAACCGCTTCGAGCGGCACAGTGGGCGGATTACGCCGGCAGCGTGCCGCGCGAATGCAGAAAGGTTTTCCACGGCGGTATTCCGACGCGCCTTCATGGCCGAAGTGACGCACACGATCGCGACGTCAGGTGGGCGGACGCGGGTGGCGGGCGAGCGGCTTGAGCACGATCTGGTCACCCGGGATATCGCATGGCCCGGCTAA
- a CDS encoding glycosyl hydrolase 2 galactose-binding domain-containing protein: MTSPDLWPQPLDTGWQCVSTPAGACASPADLPTQGWLAAQVPGTVASARRAAGLLDIANPPPLAFDDHWYRLTLTGTGTRRLRFSGLATLAEVWLDGSRRLDSDSMFIAHDLEIELHGSATLALCFRSLTPALAAKRSRARWRPRLVTPATLRNVRTTLLGHMPGWCPSVQAVGPWRPIEILSDAPHAFDTLDLGNRIEDDDGVVSLTLRFVHPHDADACAASLNCGDHVSSLQWSDAYTLTGNVRVPRAKRWWPHTHGEATLYPLTLQLDDERAISGSIGHSIPGSISLSLGSIGFRSIDVDRGAQGTGFVLRVNDTPVFCRGACWTSADLVTLSGSEAQLRHAFALARDAGMNMLRVGGTMVYESDRFYALADEYGLLIWQDFALANFDYPNDAAFSASIEREATQFLTRTRRFVSLAVLCGGSEVDQQAAMFGLPDSMRAQPLFTEWLPAIVARERSDVPYVSNSPSGGAWPFSTNEGITHYYGVGAYQRPLDDARRSQVRFAAECLAFANVPDDATLRDALGTFHPHDPRWKAAVPRDPGAGWDFDDVRDHYLQTLYGVEPARLRYEDPERYLDLSRAVVAELMSDVFAEWRRAASSCGGALVWQLQDLRPGAGWGLIDATGRPKSALHGLARTLQPIQAVITDEGLNGLDIHLLNERAEPLHAQLELACLRDGSVKVVSASRTVELPPHSAQRIGAGECLGQFFDFTHAYRFGPRAHDVTIATLRDPASGRIVSEAIHLPERRADVRHDLGLTVRPERTADGWQLVIETQRFARFVHIIDAHYRAAHDWFHLPPNRTHTVPLLPVEKLVAHASNAMFKADATCAAPAGEVRAINAISATFYG; the protein is encoded by the coding sequence GTGACGAGTCCGGACCTCTGGCCGCAACCACTCGACACAGGCTGGCAGTGTGTCAGCACGCCGGCCGGCGCATGTGCATCACCCGCTGATTTACCCACGCAGGGCTGGCTCGCCGCGCAAGTGCCCGGCACGGTGGCGAGCGCGCGCCGTGCCGCCGGTTTGCTGGACATCGCGAATCCGCCGCCGCTTGCTTTCGACGATCACTGGTACCGGCTCACGCTGACCGGCACGGGCACACGCCGCTTGCGTTTCTCGGGCCTCGCCACGCTCGCCGAAGTCTGGCTCGACGGCAGCAGGCGCCTCGACTCCGATTCGATGTTTATCGCGCACGATCTCGAGATCGAACTGCACGGCAGCGCGACACTCGCATTGTGCTTTCGCTCGCTGACGCCGGCGCTGGCGGCCAAACGTTCACGCGCCCGCTGGCGGCCGCGGCTCGTCACGCCGGCCACCTTGCGCAACGTACGCACCACCCTGCTCGGCCACATGCCCGGATGGTGTCCATCGGTGCAGGCAGTCGGTCCATGGCGGCCAATTGAAATCCTGAGCGACGCGCCGCACGCATTCGACACACTCGATCTGGGCAACCGCATCGAAGACGACGACGGCGTTGTTTCGCTCACGTTACGTTTCGTGCATCCGCATGACGCCGATGCGTGCGCTGCCTCGTTGAATTGCGGTGACCATGTTTCGTCTTTGCAATGGAGCGATGCATATACACTGACCGGCAACGTGCGTGTACCGCGTGCCAAACGCTGGTGGCCACATACGCACGGGGAAGCCACTCTATATCCTCTGACGTTGCAGCTTGATGACGAGCGCGCGATATCCGGCTCGATCGGCCACTCCATACCCGGCTCGATATCCCTCTCATTGGGATCGATCGGTTTTCGCAGCATCGACGTGGATCGCGGCGCGCAGGGTACAGGCTTTGTATTGCGCGTCAATGACACGCCGGTGTTTTGCCGGGGAGCCTGCTGGACTAGCGCTGATCTCGTTACGCTGAGCGGCAGCGAGGCGCAGCTGCGCCATGCGTTCGCGCTCGCGCGCGATGCCGGGATGAACATGCTGCGGGTCGGCGGCACGATGGTGTACGAGTCCGACCGCTTCTACGCGCTCGCCGACGAGTACGGGCTGCTGATCTGGCAAGACTTCGCGTTGGCGAATTTCGACTACCCGAACGATGCCGCCTTCAGTGCGTCCATCGAACGCGAAGCGACGCAATTTCTGACCCGCACACGGCGCTTCGTGTCGCTCGCGGTACTGTGCGGGGGCAGTGAAGTCGACCAGCAGGCGGCCATGTTCGGCCTGCCTGATTCGATGCGTGCGCAACCACTCTTTACCGAATGGCTACCCGCCATCGTGGCGCGCGAGCGGTCGGATGTACCGTATGTAAGCAATTCGCCCTCGGGCGGCGCGTGGCCGTTTTCAACTAATGAAGGCATCACGCACTACTACGGCGTGGGCGCCTATCAACGCCCGCTCGACGACGCGCGCCGCTCGCAGGTCCGTTTCGCCGCCGAATGTCTCGCCTTCGCCAACGTGCCGGACGACGCCACCTTGCGCGACGCGCTGGGCACGTTCCATCCGCACGATCCGCGCTGGAAAGCGGCCGTACCGCGCGACCCCGGCGCCGGCTGGGATTTCGACGACGTACGCGACCATTATCTTCAGACGCTTTACGGTGTCGAGCCGGCGCGGTTGCGTTACGAAGACCCCGAACGCTATCTGGATCTGTCGCGTGCCGTGGTCGCCGAGTTGATGAGCGACGTGTTCGCCGAATGGCGGCGCGCCGCTTCGAGCTGCGGCGGCGCGCTGGTCTGGCAGCTTCAGGACCTGCGACCCGGCGCGGGCTGGGGCTTGATCGACGCCACAGGACGGCCTAAAAGCGCCCTGCACGGGCTCGCGCGGACGCTGCAACCCATCCAGGCGGTGATAACCGACGAGGGCCTCAACGGCCTCGATATTCATCTACTGAACGAGCGTGCTGAACCGTTGCACGCGCAACTGGAGCTGGCCTGCCTGCGTGACGGCAGCGTCAAGGTGGTCTCGGCGAGCCGCACGGTCGAACTGCCGCCGCACAGCGCGCAGCGAATCGGCGCGGGAGAATGCCTCGGCCAGTTCTTCGATTTCACGCACGCCTACCGTTTCGGGCCGCGCGCCCACGACGTAACGATTGCGACACTGCGCGACCCGGCGAGCGGCCGGATCGTTTCAGAAGCGATTCATCTGCCGGAACGGCGCGCAGACGTTCGTCACGACCTCGGCCTGACGGTACGCCCCGAGCGCACCGCCGACGGCTGGCAACTGGTCATTGAAACGCAGCGCTTTGCGCGCTTCGTTCATATCATTGACGCGCATTACCGCGCCGCGCACGACTGGTTTCATCTACCGCCGAACCGCACTCACACCGTGCCGCTCCTGCCCGTCGAGAAACTGGTTGCACACGCATCGAACGCGATGTTTAAAGCAGACGCAACATGCGCGGCACCCGCCGGTGAAGTTCGCGCGATCAATGCGATATCCGCCACCTTCTACGGTTGA
- a CDS encoding glycosyltransferase family 2 protein yields the protein MKVSVIVPTYRRTADLARCLAALDAQERRADEVIVIARHNDYATLDWLRTCEVNRPDPRRWIMLVRKPGVVAAYNLGIESALGDVLCFTGDDAAPHSDWIARIARAFESDPALGGLGGRDVVHECNGIAQGRKLPVGLVRWYGRTIGNHHIGHGAARKVQVLKGVNMAFRRDAIGTLRFDRRLRGTGAQVHCEMAFSLEIERRGWTLIYDPSLLVEHFPAPPGNEGPRLAFNDAAFYNASFNLRLIMCEYLTPPGRWAFVVYSTLIGEHADPGFLRALSQGFEHGGMALALRKWRVGLRAMRGAWRAAR from the coding sequence GTGAAAGTCTCCGTGATCGTGCCGACGTACCGGCGCACCGCCGACCTCGCACGCTGCCTCGCAGCACTTGACGCACAGGAGCGCCGCGCCGACGAAGTGATCGTGATCGCGCGCCATAACGACTATGCAACGCTCGACTGGCTGCGCACATGCGAGGTGAACCGGCCCGACCCGCGCCGCTGGATCATGCTGGTCCGCAAGCCGGGCGTGGTCGCGGCCTACAATCTCGGCATCGAAAGCGCCCTCGGCGACGTGCTCTGCTTCACCGGCGACGATGCCGCGCCGCATTCCGACTGGATCGCGCGGATCGCCCGCGCGTTCGAAAGCGATCCGGCGCTCGGCGGCCTGGGGGGACGCGATGTCGTGCATGAGTGCAATGGCATTGCGCAGGGACGGAAACTGCCAGTGGGCCTCGTGCGCTGGTATGGCCGGACCATTGGAAATCACCATATCGGCCACGGCGCGGCACGCAAAGTCCAGGTGCTCAAGGGCGTCAACATGGCGTTTCGCCGCGATGCGATCGGCACGCTGCGTTTTGACAGGCGCTTACGCGGCACCGGCGCGCAGGTTCACTGCGAGATGGCCTTTAGCCTGGAAATAGAACGGCGCGGCTGGACCCTGATTTACGACCCCTCGCTGCTGGTGGAGCACTTCCCCGCCCCGCCCGGCAACGAAGGCCCGCGCCTCGCATTTAACGACGCTGCTTTCTATAACGCGTCATTCAACCTTCGGCTCATCATGTGCGAATACCTGACGCCGCCCGGCCGTTGGGCGTTCGTCGTGTATTCGACGCTGATCGGCGAGCACGCGGATCCGGGGTTCCTGCGCGCCTTGTCGCAGGGATTCGAGCACGGCGGCATGGCGCTCGCGCTTCGCAAATGGCGAGTGGGTTTGCGCGCCATGCGCGGAGCGTGGCGGGCGGCGCGCTAG
- a CDS encoding amino acid--[acyl-carrier-protein] ligase, whose product MNTMTDTAALAVETAAAAQQPAAPTFRDELLAAGLLIDTGENGLYGRSQIFEDVVERLNVAITHLGADQQPEVLRFPPAMRRTDFEDSEYLKSFPNLAGTIHSFCGNDMGHQRLLRALDQAMDERDDERSEEWMAQQQPTRVVLTPAACYPIYPVMARRGPLPADGRTIDVLSYCFRHEPSLDPGRMQMFRQREYVRLGNAEQVMAFRQMWIERGSLLITLLQLPVDVDLANDPFFGRGGKIVADSQRAQALKFELLIPVANADSKTACLSFNYHMEHFGAIWKIACEDGAVAHTGCVGFGMERITLALFRHHGLDVKTWPDDVQALLWGDTEARVAQGMQAMQAASTASHEAGERI is encoded by the coding sequence ATGAACACGATGACCGACACCGCAGCGCTGGCGGTTGAGACGGCCGCTGCCGCCCAGCAACCCGCGGCGCCGACTTTCCGCGACGAATTGCTGGCCGCCGGCCTGTTGATCGATACCGGCGAAAACGGCCTGTATGGCCGCAGCCAGATTTTCGAAGACGTGGTGGAGCGCCTGAACGTGGCGATCACGCATCTCGGCGCCGACCAGCAGCCAGAGGTACTGCGCTTTCCGCCCGCCATGCGCCGCACCGATTTCGAGGACAGTGAATATCTGAAGAGCTTTCCGAATCTCGCCGGCACGATCCATTCGTTCTGCGGTAACGACATGGGACACCAGCGCCTGTTGCGCGCGCTCGACCAGGCCATGGACGAGCGCGACGACGAGCGCAGCGAAGAATGGATGGCGCAGCAGCAACCCACCCGCGTGGTGCTCACGCCGGCCGCCTGCTATCCGATCTATCCGGTCATGGCGCGGCGCGGCCCGCTGCCCGCCGACGGCCGCACCATCGACGTGCTGTCGTATTGCTTCCGCCACGAACCGTCGCTCGATCCGGGCCGCATGCAGATGTTCCGGCAACGCGAATACGTGCGCCTGGGCAACGCCGAACAGGTGATGGCATTCCGGCAGATGTGGATCGAACGCGGTTCGCTGCTGATTACGCTGCTGCAACTGCCGGTCGACGTGGATCTCGCCAACGACCCGTTCTTCGGCCGCGGTGGCAAGATCGTCGCCGATAGCCAGCGCGCCCAGGCGCTCAAGTTCGAACTGCTGATTCCGGTGGCGAACGCCGACAGCAAGACCGCGTGCCTCTCGTTCAACTATCACATGGAGCACTTCGGCGCGATCTGGAAGATCGCCTGCGAAGACGGCGCGGTGGCGCATACCGGTTGCGTCGGCTTCGGCATGGAGCGCATCACGCTGGCCCTGTTCCGTCACCACGGGCTCGATGTCAAGACGTGGCCGGACGACGTGCAGGCGCTGCTATGGGGGGACACCGAGGCGCGCGTCGCGCAAGGCATGCAAGCCATGCAGGCGGCCTCCACGGCGTCGCACGAAGCCGGAGAGCGCATATGA
- a CDS encoding type II toxin-antitoxin system HigB family toxin, translated as MTWYALAQACLAYGYNDLKKTFAGVDYVPPQDTVFEVGGKRFRIIAAIHYNRQSWFVRHVLTHAESDLWTRKNLNS; from the coding sequence TTGACGTGGTATGCGCTGGCGCAGGCTTGCCTCGCATATGGCTATAACGACCTGAAGAAAACGTTCGCGGGCGTGGACTACGTGCCGCCGCAAGACACTGTTTTCGAGGTGGGCGGCAAGCGGTTCAGGATTATCGCGGCGATTCACTACAACAGGCAGTCGTGGTTCGTTCGTCATGTGTTGACGCATGCGGAATCCGACCTTTGGACGAGGAAGAATTTAAATTCATGA
- a CDS encoding helix-turn-helix domain-containing protein, translated as MNADRLPGTFPDIAQTWATLQAQLPITPIRNEQDYQTMARLASALADHLNGNGENPLTDLFAIVNDLIENWEASNVTIPKAEPREVLRHLLETHGLKQKDLIGIASPTVVSDILAGRRAISKKVAKALALRFHTDVSAFL; from the coding sequence ATGAATGCCGATCGCCTTCCGGGAACCTTTCCCGACATCGCTCAAACCTGGGCCACACTGCAAGCCCAGTTGCCGATCACGCCTATTCGCAACGAGCAGGATTATCAGACGATGGCGCGGCTCGCCAGCGCACTCGCCGATCACCTGAACGGTAACGGGGAAAATCCGCTAACCGATCTGTTTGCGATCGTGAACGATCTGATCGAAAACTGGGAAGCGAGCAACGTGACGATCCCGAAAGCGGAACCGCGCGAGGTGCTTCGGCATCTGCTGGAGACGCACGGACTCAAGCAGAAAGATCTGATCGGGATCGCGTCACCCACGGTGGTGAGCGATATTCTCGCGGGCCGGCGCGCCATCAGCAAAAAGGTGGCGAAGGCGCTGGCGCTGCGTTTTCACACCGACGTCAGCGCGTTTCTATAA
- a CDS encoding DUF1839 family protein, with amino-acid sequence MNPSPVPTPKDSHAAFPLSGRLDLPAQGGTAAPTAPIAPTAPLRQHAPHALHQGERVWQETNCYVDLWIELLHGFGLDPRAAFGFTVTQDFEGDQFTFFKFPLEDLERLYGTQVQELAIYDSLETRVLAQTLRGHTVLVEVDGYYLPNTRATSYRREHPKTTIGIDFIDPAARRLGYFHNTGYHLLDSEDYDGVFRKLPQFAQQPDLLFPYVEFAKQVRPALEGTALVEASAELLCAHLARRPLINPISQWREAFPAHLDMLLERGEAFFHPYSFNLMRQLGANFEFLSKYLTWLAAQGFDVPESIPAAAQRIASESMVMQFRLVRAIARRRRDSCEDCFDVLESAYEKTLPPLAALVL; translated from the coding sequence ATGAATCCATCCCCGGTCCCCACGCCGAAAGACAGCCACGCGGCCTTCCCATTGTCCGGCCGGCTCGATCTGCCGGCTCAGGGCGGCACGGCCGCACCCACAGCACCCATAGCACCCACAGCGCCGCTGCGCCAGCACGCGCCACACGCGCTGCATCAAGGCGAGCGGGTGTGGCAGGAGACCAACTGCTACGTCGACCTGTGGATCGAATTGCTGCACGGCTTCGGGCTCGATCCGCGCGCGGCGTTCGGCTTTACCGTCACGCAGGACTTCGAGGGCGATCAGTTCACGTTCTTCAAATTTCCGCTCGAAGACCTCGAGCGCCTATATGGCACCCAGGTGCAGGAACTGGCGATCTACGACTCCCTCGAAACCCGCGTGCTCGCGCAGACGCTGCGCGGCCATACGGTGCTGGTGGAAGTGGACGGTTATTACCTGCCGAATACACGGGCCACGTCGTATCGGCGCGAGCATCCGAAAACCACGATCGGGATCGACTTCATCGATCCAGCGGCGCGGCGCCTCGGCTATTTCCACAATACCGGCTATCACCTGCTCGACAGCGAAGACTACGACGGCGTATTTCGCAAGCTGCCACAGTTCGCGCAGCAACCCGATCTGCTGTTTCCGTATGTCGAATTCGCCAAGCAGGTTCGCCCCGCGCTGGAAGGCACCGCCCTCGTCGAAGCATCGGCGGAATTGCTGTGCGCCCATCTGGCGCGGCGGCCGCTGATCAATCCGATCTCGCAGTGGCGCGAGGCCTTTCCCGCGCATCTCGACATGCTGCTCGAACGCGGCGAGGCGTTCTTCCATCCTTATTCGTTCAACCTGATGCGGCAGCTCGGCGCGAACTTCGAGTTTCTCTCGAAGTATCTGACGTGGCTGGCCGCGCAAGGCTTCGACGTGCCGGAGTCGATCCCGGCAGCGGCGCAGCGGATCGCGTCGGAGTCGATGGTGATGCAGTTCCGGCTTGTGCGGGCCATCGCGCGTAGGCGTCGCGATTCGTGTGAAGACTGCTTCGACGTGCTCGAAAGCGCCTATGAAAAGACGCTGCCCCCGCTCGCCGCACTCGTGCTGTGA
- a CDS encoding Crp/Fnr family transcriptional regulator: MLTLQSDLHGNHLLGALPSHEWQALAPHLELVHLRTEQLLCDSGQRIHHVYFPTTAIISMLSTMEDGSSVEIAAVGREGMTGVPVLTGGETMPNRVQVQCAGFAYRMSAQALKQQFARSDFLRRLMLLYMHALLTQVAQTAACNRHHALNKQLCRWLLIEVDRVASNDLTVTQQLIADMLGVRREGITEAAGKLHDEGLIHHSRGHIKILDRKGLEARACECYGLVKREFDRLLPRLRQAETVE; this comes from the coding sequence ATGTTGACACTTCAATCAGATCTGCACGGTAACCATTTGCTCGGCGCGTTGCCGTCCCACGAATGGCAAGCGCTTGCCCCTCATCTCGAACTGGTTCATCTGCGTACCGAACAACTGCTGTGCGATTCAGGTCAACGCATCCATCACGTCTACTTCCCGACCACGGCGATCATCTCGATGCTCTCGACGATGGAGGACGGCAGTTCGGTCGAGATCGCCGCGGTCGGCCGCGAAGGCATGACCGGCGTGCCGGTGCTCACGGGCGGCGAAACCATGCCGAACCGCGTGCAGGTGCAATGCGCCGGCTTCGCTTACCGGATGAGCGCACAGGCACTCAAACAGCAATTCGCACGCTCCGATTTCCTGCGCCGCCTGATGCTGTTGTACATGCACGCCCTGCTCACGCAAGTCGCGCAGACCGCGGCCTGCAATCGCCACCACGCGTTGAACAAGCAATTGTGCCGCTGGTTGCTGATCGAAGTGGATCGCGTGGCATCGAACGACCTGACGGTCACCCAGCAACTGATCGCCGACATGCTCGGCGTGCGCCGCGAAGGCATCACCGAAGCGGCGGGCAAGTTGCACGACGAAGGGCTGATTCATCACAGCCGCGGTCATATCAAGATACTCGACCGCAAGGGTCTCGAGGCGCGTGCCTGCGAATGCTACGGCCTCGTCAAACGCGAATTCGACCGTCTGCTGCCACGCCTGCGCCAGGCCGAAACCGTCGAGTAA
- a CDS encoding undecaprenyl-phosphate glucose phosphotransferase: MFRNTARFLDALFVIAGGLIAHWLRFSTPIALSDTERLLIAFNCVLVLLMFPGFGVYEPWRGKVLPAMLLRVAAAWLVVVATALVLAFTLHRMDAVSRLWFGYSTLISGALIIVTKCLVHVALRSVRRRGMNFRTVAIVGAPGFSRTLLAHLDHAPQAGFKPVCVFDTSDTSGAGSSGNTGAQAAGTQGARLNRLPVLTDLNAFAAKVREERVNEVWLALPLSEEHTIYRFTRIFRHDFVNLRFIPDVRSLSLFNHALVDVVGLPTLNLNATPVSSPQMWPKLIFDRLFAAAALLALAPVFFVLAIGIKLSSPGPVFFRQIRKGVDGQPFAIYKFRSMTVHHEAHGQLTQAARNDTRVTKLGGFMRRTSLDELPQFLNVLLGQMSVVGPRPHAVEHDDLYKDQVYGYMHRYRIKPGITGWAQVNGYRGATTKVEKMEARVKFDLFYIHNWSFWFDMKIVFITIFKGFVGRNAF; the protein is encoded by the coding sequence ATGTTCAGGAATACTGCGCGATTTCTCGACGCACTCTTCGTGATTGCGGGCGGGCTGATCGCTCATTGGTTGCGTTTTTCGACGCCGATTGCGTTATCGGACACGGAGCGCCTCCTGATCGCCTTTAACTGTGTGCTCGTATTGCTGATGTTTCCCGGCTTCGGCGTCTACGAACCGTGGCGCGGCAAGGTGCTGCCTGCGATGCTGCTGAGAGTGGCCGCCGCGTGGCTGGTGGTGGTCGCCACCGCTCTGGTGCTGGCGTTCACCTTGCACCGCATGGATGCGGTTTCGCGGCTGTGGTTCGGTTACTCGACGCTGATCTCCGGCGCGCTGATCATCGTTACCAAGTGCCTTGTGCATGTGGCGTTGCGCAGCGTGCGGCGGCGCGGGATGAACTTCCGCACGGTCGCGATCGTCGGTGCGCCCGGCTTCTCGCGTACCTTGCTCGCGCATCTCGACCATGCGCCGCAAGCCGGCTTCAAGCCGGTCTGCGTGTTTGACACCAGCGACACCAGCGGCGCCGGCAGCAGTGGCAACACCGGTGCCCAGGCGGCCGGCACGCAGGGCGCGCGGCTGAATCGCCTGCCGGTGCTGACCGATCTGAACGCGTTCGCCGCCAAGGTGCGCGAAGAGCGCGTGAACGAAGTGTGGCTCGCCTTACCGCTTTCAGAAGAACATACGATCTATCGTTTCACGCGCATTTTCAGGCATGATTTCGTGAATCTGCGCTTCATTCCCGATGTACGCAGCCTCTCGCTTTTCAATCACGCGCTGGTCGATGTCGTCGGCTTACCGACGCTCAATCTGAATGCGACACCCGTGTCGTCGCCGCAGATGTGGCCCAAACTGATCTTCGACCGCCTGTTCGCGGCAGCCGCGCTGCTGGCGCTCGCGCCGGTGTTCTTCGTGCTCGCGATCGGCATCAAGCTGAGTTCGCCAGGACCGGTGTTCTTCCGGCAGATCCGCAAGGGGGTGGATGGCCAGCCGTTTGCGATCTACAAGTTCCGTTCGATGACCGTGCACCACGAAGCCCACGGCCAGCTCACTCAGGCCGCGCGCAACGACACCCGTGTGACGAAGCTCGGCGGCTTCATGCGCCGCACCAGCCTCGACGAACTGCCGCAATTTCTGAATGTGCTGCTCGGCCAGATGTCGGTGGTCGGTCCACGTCCCCATGCGGTGGAACACGACGATCTCTACAAGGATCAGGTGTACGGCTATATGCACCGCTACCGGATCAAGCCGGGCATCACCGGCTGGGCCCAGGTGAACGGTTATCGCGGCGCCACCACCAAAGTCGAGAAGATGGAAGCGCGCGTCAAGTTCGATCTCTTCTACATCCATAACTGGTCGTTCTGGTTCGACATGAAGATCGTATTCATCACGATCTTCAAAGGTTTCGTCGGCCGCAACGCCTTCTGA
- the rpiA gene encoding ribose-5-phosphate isomerase RpiA: MTQDELKQLVGQAAADYVNANVPEGSVIGVGTGSTANCFIDALAASKTRYRGAVSSSLATTARLQSHGFKVLDLNEIDSLPVYVDGADEIDHGGAMIKGGGGALTREKIVASVSDVFVCIADASKLVDTLGNFPLPIEVVPMARTAIGRRVTALGGVPVVRVTKEGVPFITDNGNEIIDVKGLRISDPRTLEMHINAWPGVVTVGLFAGRGANLCMLGTDTGVETIDYNKN, from the coding sequence ATGACTCAAGACGAACTCAAGCAACTGGTCGGCCAGGCCGCCGCCGACTATGTGAACGCCAACGTGCCGGAAGGCTCCGTGATCGGCGTCGGCACCGGCTCCACCGCGAACTGTTTCATCGACGCGCTGGCGGCCAGCAAAACCCGTTATCGCGGCGCGGTGTCGAGCTCGCTCGCCACCACCGCGCGTTTGCAATCGCACGGTTTCAAGGTGCTCGACCTCAACGAAATCGATTCGCTGCCGGTGTATGTGGACGGCGCCGATGAAATCGACCACGGCGGCGCGATGATCAAGGGCGGCGGCGGCGCGCTGACGCGCGAGAAGATTGTCGCCTCGGTGTCGGACGTGTTCGTTTGCATCGCCGACGCGAGCAAGCTGGTCGACACGCTCGGCAACTTCCCGCTGCCAATCGAAGTCGTGCCGATGGCGCGCACCGCGATCGGCCGCCGCGTGACGGCGCTCGGCGGCGTGCCGGTGGTGCGCGTGACCAAAGAAGGCGTGCCGTTCATCACCGATAACGGCAACGAGATCATCGACGTCAAGGGTCTGCGCATCAGCGACCCGCGCACGCTGGAAATGCATATCAATGCATGGCCGGGCGTGGTGACGGTGGGCCTGTTCGCGGGCCGCGGCGCAAATCTGTGCATGCTCGGCACGGATACCGGCGTCGAGACGATCGACTACAACAAGAACTGA